The window CGTCAAGGGCCCCGGTTCGGGCCGTGAGACCGCCATCCGCTCGCTGCAGGCCGCGGGCCTCGAGGTCGGGTCGATCAACGACGTGACGCCGCAGGCGCACAACGGTTGCCGCCCGCCCAAGCGCCGCCGCGTCTAGGCAGTCGCGCCCACGCCGGGGCTCCGTCGCACGACGGAGCCGCCGGCGGTTCCCCGGTTTCGCCCTCCGCCCCGCCCGATCACGCCCGTGGTCCGGCGCCCTCGTGAAGTGTCATATAGCGGACACTTCGCCGAAAGGAACACATCGTGCTCATCGCACAGCGCCCCACTCTGACTGAAGAGAACATCTCGGAGTTCCGCTCGCGGTTCGTCATCGAGCCCCTCGAGCCCGGCTTCGGCTACACGCTCGGTAACTCGCTGCGCCGCACCCTGCTCAGCTCCATCCCCGGTGCCGCCGTCACCAGCATCCGCATCGACGGTGTGCTGCACGAGTTCAGCACCGTGCCCGGCGTGAAGGAGGATGTCACCGAGATCATCCTCAACATCAAGCAGCTCGTCGTCTCGTCGGAGCACGACGAGCCGATCACGGCGTACCTCCGCAAGACGGGCGCCGGCGAGGTCACCGCCGCCGACATCTCGGCGCCGGCGGGCGTCGAGATCCACAACCCCGAGCTCGTCATCGCGACGCTCAACGACGACGCGAAGCTCGAGCTCGAGCTGACCGTCGAGCGCGGTCGTGGTTACGTCTCGGCGTCGCAGAACCGCAACGAGTTCTCGGAGGCCGGCCAGGTCCCCGTCGACTCGATCTACTCGCCCGTCCTCAAGGTCACGTACCGCGTCGAGGCGACGCGTGCCGGTGAGCGCACCGACTTCGACCGCCTCGTGGTCGACGTCGAGACGAAGCCCGCCATCACGCCGCGCGACGCGATCGCGTCGGCCGGGCACACGCTCGTCGAGCTGTTCGGCCTCGCCCGTGCGCTCAACGAGGAGTCGGAGGGTATCGACATCGGCCCCGCGCCCGTCGACGCCGTCCTCTCGAACGAGCTCTCGATGCCGATCGAGGACCTCGACCTGTCGGTCCGCTCGTACAACTGCCTCAAGCGCGAGGGCATCAACACGGTGTCCGAGCTCGTGGCGCTGAGCGAGACGCAGCTCATGAACATCCGCAACTTCGGCCAGAAGTCGGTCGACGAGGTCCGCGACAAGCTCGTGGAGCTCGGCCTGTCGCTGAAGGACAGCGTGCCCGGCTTCGAGGGCGCGCACTTCTACGGCGCCGGCGACGACAGCGGCGAGTACATCTAAGTCCCGGCCCGTCCGGAACACGAAACGCATCTGAGAGAGAACACCAATGCCTAAGCCCAACAAGGGACCGCGTCTCGGCGGCGGCCCGGCGCACGAGCGCAAGATCCTCGCGAACCTGGCCTCGCAGCTCTTCGAGCACAAGCGCATCCAGACGACCGAGACGAAGGCGAAGCGCGTGCAGCCGCTCGCCGAGCGCTTCATCACGTTCGCGAAGCGCGGCGACATCCACGCGCGTCGTCGCGTGCTGCAGCAGATCACCGACAAGTCGGTCGTGCACGAGCTGTTCACCGAGATCGCCCCGCTCGTCGCGGACCGTCCCGGTGGCTACACGCGCATCGTGAAGACCGGTTACCGCAAGGGCGACAACGCGCCCATGGCGGTCATCGAGCTCGTGCTCGAGCCCGTCGCGCCGAAGTCGAAGGCCGCGAAGCCCGCGGCCGAGGAGCCCGCCGAGGAGCCCGAGGTCGTCGAGGACGAGGTCGTCGAGGAGTCGCCCGAGTCGGACGACGCCGCCGAGGCCGAGTCCGAGGAGGCCGTCGAGGACGACGCCGAGGCGAACGCCGCTGAGGCGGAGGACGAGGCCACGGAGTCGGACGACACGAAGTAGTCGGAACCGCACGTCGAGCGGGGCCCACGGTGCGCACGCACCGTGGGCCCCGTCGTGTGTGCGGTTCCGAGGCGGCGCGCGCCGTCCGTCGGTGGTTTCCGGGGAACATCCCGCGTCGTCCGCCGCGCAGCGCGGCACGGATGGGAGGATGGCGTCATGCCAGGTGAGACGGTGGCCGCGCGGGACGCCGATGCGAACGGTGGGCCCGTCCGGGTCCGCGTCGACATCGCCTACGACGGCACGGCGTTCAGCGGCTGGGCGGCGCAGCCGCGGCTGCGGACGGTGCAGGGCGTCCTCGAGGAGGCCCTGCGCATCCTCTACCGCGACCTTCCGGCCGGGCCGCTGCTCACGGTCGCCGGACGAACGGACGCAGGGGTGCACGCGCTCGGTCAGGTCGCGCACCTCGACCTCCCCGCCGAGGCGTGGGAGCGCACGGCACGCCGCGGTGGCCGCGAGGACGCGGCGAACGCGCTCGTCCGCCGCCTCGGGGGCGTGCTCGGGGCCGATTCCGATGTCGTCGTCACGGACGTCGCACTCGCCCCGCCGGGGTTCGACGCGAGGTTCTCGGCCCTGTGGCGACGCTACGAGTACCGGCTCGCCGATCTCGACGCACCCACGAACCCGCTCGAACGCCATCGGACCGCCCAGGTGCGCCAGCGCCTCGACCTCGACGCGATGAACGAGGCCGCCGCGCTCCTCGTCGGCCTGCACGATTTCGCGGGGTTCTGCAAACCGCGTGCCCACGCGACGACGATCCGCACGCTGCAGGAGTTCGCATGGACGCGGGACGAGCGTGGCGTCTTCACGGCCCGCGTCCGGGCGGACGCCTTCTGCCACTCGATGGTGCGCTCGCTCGTCGGGATGTGCGCGGCGGCCGGCGCGGGTCGGCTCGAGCTCGGACGCGTCGCCGAACTGCTGCACGCGAGTGAACGCTCGAACGCGTTCCCCGTGCTCGCGGCCCGGGGACTGACCCTCCTGGAGATCGGCTACCCCGAGGCCGAGCGTTTCGCGGTCCGGGCGGAACAGACCCGGGCCCGCCGCCATCTGACGCTCGTGGAAGCCGAGCCGGGTGAGGGGTGAGCGTGCGCGAACCACACGCGGGCTTGCCCTCGTGCCCGCGGGTCACATAGACTGCTTCAGTTGTCTGCGCGCTCCTGCGCGCCGTCATCGTAGTTGAGCCCTCCACAGCGACGTTCGCGGCCGTGCCGCAACCATCGCGACCGAGTGGGATCCACGAACCTCTCAATTCGAACGAAAGCAGCATTCACATGCGCACATTCACGCCCAAGGGCGAGGTCACGCGCGAGTGGGTCGTCATCGACGCCACCGACGTCGTGCTCGGCCGCCTCGCGACGCACGCCGCCGCCATCCTCCGCGGCAAGCACAAGCCCACCTTCGCGCAGCACGTCGACATGGGTGACTTCGTCATCGTCGTCAACGCCGACAAGGTCGCGCTCAGCGGCAACAAGGGCATCCAGAAGCGTGCCTACCGCCACTCGGGCTACCCGGGCGGTCTCTCGTCGCTCAACTACAACGAGCTGCTCGAGAAGCACCCCACGCGCGCCGTCGAGAAGGCGATCC is drawn from Pseudoclavibacter chungangensis and contains these coding sequences:
- the rplM gene encoding 50S ribosomal protein L13; its protein translation is MRTFTPKGEVTREWVVIDATDVVLGRLATHAAAILRGKHKPTFAQHVDMGDFVIVVNADKVALSGNKGIQKRAYRHSGYPGGLSSLNYNELLEKHPTRAVEKAIRGMLPKNTLGRNQLKKLKVYAGAEHPHAAQQPKPYVFDQVAQ
- the rplQ gene encoding 50S ribosomal protein L17; the protein is MPKPNKGPRLGGGPAHERKILANLASQLFEHKRIQTTETKAKRVQPLAERFITFAKRGDIHARRRVLQQITDKSVVHELFTEIAPLVADRPGGYTRIVKTGYRKGDNAPMAVIELVLEPVAPKSKAAKPAAEEPAEEPEVVEDEVVEESPESDDAAEAESEEAVEDDAEANAAEAEDEATESDDTK
- a CDS encoding DNA-directed RNA polymerase subunit alpha — encoded protein: MLIAQRPTLTEENISEFRSRFVIEPLEPGFGYTLGNSLRRTLLSSIPGAAVTSIRIDGVLHEFSTVPGVKEDVTEIILNIKQLVVSSEHDEPITAYLRKTGAGEVTAADISAPAGVEIHNPELVIATLNDDAKLELELTVERGRGYVSASQNRNEFSEAGQVPVDSIYSPVLKVTYRVEATRAGERTDFDRLVVDVETKPAITPRDAIASAGHTLVELFGLARALNEESEGIDIGPAPVDAVLSNELSMPIEDLDLSVRSYNCLKREGINTVSELVALSETQLMNIRNFGQKSVDEVRDKLVELGLSLKDSVPGFEGAHFYGAGDDSGEYI
- the truA gene encoding tRNA pseudouridine(38-40) synthase TruA; this translates as MPGETVAARDADANGGPVRVRVDIAYDGTAFSGWAAQPRLRTVQGVLEEALRILYRDLPAGPLLTVAGRTDAGVHALGQVAHLDLPAEAWERTARRGGREDAANALVRRLGGVLGADSDVVVTDVALAPPGFDARFSALWRRYEYRLADLDAPTNPLERHRTAQVRQRLDLDAMNEAAALLVGLHDFAGFCKPRAHATTIRTLQEFAWTRDERGVFTARVRADAFCHSMVRSLVGMCAAAGAGRLELGRVAELLHASERSNAFPVLAARGLTLLEIGYPEAERFAVRAEQTRARRHLTLVEAEPGEG